From one Prochlorococcus marinus str. MIT 0912 genomic stretch:
- a CDS encoding metallophosphoesterase family protein: MKHAVISCLHANLSAVEAVLGDIDRQGIETITCLGDLVGYGPQPNEVVDLIRDRKIETCQGCWDEDIIDGLDACDCSYPSQLAERRGHIAHQWTTEKLTDENKEFLASLPTSIRRGRSLFVHGSPNSQHEYLLPEMDAFAALERVEMSGADTLFCGHTHLPYVRELGNGSIRVHIKNASDREREDKKMTLPIRRIVNAGSVGEPRHGGVNATYVIHDDIKNNVEIREVAYDIDRTCEAIIEAGLPHVFAWRLSNGFEFAELAEDASHVCER; encoded by the coding sequence ATGAAACACGCAGTAATTTCTTGTTTACATGCCAATCTCTCAGCAGTAGAAGCTGTGCTAGGTGATATTGATCGGCAAGGAATTGAGACGATTACATGTCTTGGCGATCTTGTTGGCTATGGTCCTCAGCCAAATGAAGTTGTTGATCTTATTAGAGATAGGAAGATAGAAACCTGTCAGGGTTGCTGGGATGAAGACATAATTGATGGTCTTGATGCTTGTGATTGCAGCTATCCATCTCAGCTTGCAGAAAGGCGAGGTCATATAGCTCATCAATGGACAACGGAGAAGTTGACTGATGAAAACAAAGAATTTCTAGCTAGTCTCCCAACCTCGATTAGAAGAGGTAGATCATTATTCGTACATGGAAGTCCCAACAGTCAGCATGAGTATCTGCTTCCAGAAATGGATGCATTCGCAGCATTAGAACGAGTTGAGATGAGTGGAGCCGATACTTTGTTTTGCGGTCATACTCATCTCCCATATGTACGTGAATTAGGGAATGGATCAATTCGCGTACATATTAAAAATGCTTCCGATCGTGAAAGAGAAGATAAAAAAATGACTTTACCTATTAGAAGAATTGTAAATGCTGGATCTGTCGGAGAACCTCGTCATGGAGGAGTAAATGCTACCTATGTTATTCATGACGATATAAAGAATAATGTTGAGATTAGAGAAGTTGCTTACGACATTGATCGAACATGTGAGGCAATTATTGAGGCTGGTCTACCCCATGTGTTTGCATGGCGTTTGAGCAACGGTTTTGAATTTGCTGAACTGGCTGAAGATGCTAGCCACGTGTGCGAACGATGA
- the ychF gene encoding redox-regulated ATPase YchF, with the protein MLKAGIVGLPNVGKSTLFNALVANAQAQAANFPFCTIEPNVGSVSVPDQRLNLLGELSNSKQIIPTRIEFVDIAGLVKGASKGEGLGNKFLANIREVDAIVHVIRCFRDNDVIHVSGSVDPLRDIEIINLELALSDLNQIEKRRTRLKKQIGTNKEAKLEDEVLEKLSEALENENAVRSVSLTDEEKKLIKPLGLLTEKPIIYATNLGEDELAKGNSFSEEVNILATKEGSECVKISAQVESELIELGEEERDDYLNGLGVEEGGLISLIKATYRLLGLSTYFTTGEKETKAWTISDGMTAPQAAGVIHTDFEKGFIRAQTISYKKLLDAGSLAEARNKGWLRSEGKEYVVNEGDVMEFLFNV; encoded by the coding sequence ATGCTTAAGGCCGGAATTGTAGGACTCCCAAATGTTGGAAAGTCCACTTTATTTAATGCTCTTGTCGCGAATGCTCAAGCTCAAGCAGCAAACTTTCCTTTTTGTACGATTGAACCCAATGTAGGTTCTGTTTCTGTACCCGATCAACGTTTGAATTTGCTTGGTGAACTCAGTAACAGTAAACAAATTATTCCAACTAGGATAGAATTTGTCGATATTGCTGGTCTTGTTAAGGGAGCTAGTAAAGGGGAAGGATTGGGCAACAAATTCTTAGCAAACATAAGGGAGGTGGATGCAATAGTTCATGTGATTAGATGTTTTAGAGATAATGATGTTATTCATGTTTCTGGATCAGTAGACCCATTAAGAGATATTGAGATAATAAATTTAGAATTAGCGTTATCAGATTTGAATCAGATAGAAAAACGCAGAACTAGATTAAAAAAACAAATAGGTACCAATAAGGAAGCTAAGCTAGAAGATGAGGTTTTGGAAAAATTAAGCGAAGCCCTTGAAAATGAAAATGCAGTTAGGAGTGTTTCATTAACTGATGAAGAAAAAAAATTAATTAAACCATTAGGCTTGTTAACGGAAAAACCAATTATTTATGCAACTAATCTTGGTGAGGATGAACTTGCGAAGGGTAATTCCTTTTCAGAAGAAGTAAATATACTTGCAACCAAAGAGGGTTCTGAATGCGTGAAGATTTCAGCTCAGGTTGAGTCTGAGCTGATTGAATTGGGTGAGGAGGAAAGAGATGATTATTTAAATGGTTTAGGAGTTGAAGAAGGAGGTTTAATTAGTCTTATTAAAGCTACATATCGATTGCTGGGGTTAAGCACGTATTTCACTACTGGAGAAAAAGAAACTAAAGCTTGGACTATTTCTGATGGGATGACAGCTCCTCAAGCAGCTGGGGTAATTCATACAGATTTTGAAAAGGGATTTATTCGAGCTCAAACAATTTCATATAAAAAACTACTTGACGCAGGATCTTTGGCGGAAGCTCGTAACAAAGGTTGGTTAAGAAGTGAAGGGAAAGAATATGTAGTGAATGAAGGCGACGTGATGGAGTTTTTATTCAACGTATAG
- the cysS gene encoding cysteine--tRNA ligase has protein sequence MSLKFTNTLSKKKEDFTTINPNQVKIYCCGVTVYDLCHLGHARSYLNWDVLRRFLIWKGFEVKFVQNFTDIDDKIINRAEKEGCSTDELSERNIDEFHKDMDTLSILRPSSMPRATKCLHQIINFIEELEQKKVAYSSNGDVYFSVGKHKNYGKLSGREIENQIDNAAGRLKVNQEVSKKNSLDFALWKKSKPGEISYSSPWGHGRPGWHIECSAMVKEELGESIDIHLGGSDLIFPHHENEIAQSEACNGKELAKYWLHNGMVNVGGEKMSKSLGNFTTIRSLLEEGISPMTLRFFVLQTNYRKPLDFTEEALKAASKGWERLNNCLSFGYIYKIKYQAKKEINLDQPIKRSANNKLDKESFKLLSDFENYMDDDLNTSGALSILFELSQPIRKCINLLKGKNINEVDEDILNQVFNKWELLSELAGVLGLKVDLNQEKPKNKTEFDTNKIEQLIKKRSLAKANKDFLLADKIRADLKNIGIDLIDKPKGVTEWKQISD, from the coding sequence TTGTCCTTAAAATTCACAAACACCTTATCCAAAAAGAAAGAGGATTTTACTACTATAAATCCTAATCAAGTTAAGATATATTGTTGTGGTGTAACTGTTTATGATCTTTGTCATCTTGGACATGCAAGAAGTTATCTCAATTGGGATGTATTGAGACGGTTTTTAATTTGGAAAGGATTTGAAGTTAAATTTGTGCAAAACTTCACTGATATTGATGACAAAATTATTAATCGAGCAGAGAAAGAAGGGTGTTCTACTGATGAATTAAGTGAAAGAAATATTGATGAATTTCACAAAGATATGGATACTCTTTCCATTCTTAGACCAAGCAGCATGCCAAGAGCAACAAAATGCCTACATCAAATCATTAATTTCATAGAAGAATTAGAACAAAAGAAAGTAGCTTACTCATCAAATGGTGATGTTTATTTTTCAGTAGGTAAACATAAAAATTATGGGAAACTTAGTGGTAGAGAAATTGAAAATCAGATAGATAATGCCGCAGGTCGATTAAAAGTAAATCAAGAAGTAAGTAAAAAGAATTCACTTGATTTTGCTCTCTGGAAAAAGTCCAAACCAGGGGAGATTAGTTACTCTTCTCCTTGGGGGCATGGCAGGCCAGGATGGCATATTGAGTGTTCAGCAATGGTTAAAGAAGAATTAGGAGAAAGTATTGATATTCATCTTGGTGGATCAGACCTGATATTTCCTCACCATGAGAATGAAATAGCTCAATCTGAAGCATGTAATGGAAAAGAGTTAGCAAAATACTGGCTTCACAATGGAATGGTTAACGTTGGGGGTGAAAAGATGAGTAAATCACTAGGGAATTTCACAACCATAAGATCTTTATTAGAGGAAGGTATTTCACCTATGACTTTGAGATTTTTTGTCTTACAAACTAACTATCGAAAGCCCTTAGATTTTACTGAAGAAGCTCTAAAAGCTGCTTCAAAAGGATGGGAAAGATTAAATAATTGCCTTTCTTTTGGTTATATTTATAAAATTAAGTATCAAGCTAAAAAAGAAATCAACCTAGATCAACCTATAAAAAGATCTGCCAACAATAAACTTGATAAAGAATCATTTAAATTATTATCAGACTTTGAAAACTATATGGATGACGATCTAAATACATCTGGAGCTTTATCTATACTTTTTGAATTGTCTCAACCTATTAGAAAGTGTATAAATTTATTAAAAGGAAAAAATATCAATGAAGTTGACGAAGATATTTTAAATCAAGTTTTTAATAAATGGGAATTACTCTCTGAGTTGGCAGGAGTTCTGGGCTTAAAAGTAGATTTAAATCAAGAGAAACCAAAAAACAAGACTGAATTTGACACTAATAAAATTGAACAACTTATCAAGAAAAGATCCTTAGCAAAAGCTAATAAAGACTTTTTACTCGCTGATAAAATAAGAGCTGATTTGAAAAATATTGGAATTGATTTAATTGATAAACCTAAAGGGGTTACTGAATGGAAACAAATTTCAGATTAA
- a CDS encoding GTP-binding protein produces the protein MGSNSWLISGPPGCGKTNWILNNLKSHKGRCGFLRLSGYGDIDLQQVASTDIDYAFLKDQIPQLIDLSRSSSDSISHQDDSFIFIELPQFRIPKELGLAGIDPRVIKQLATLNLEPDKYLHFGLDRELPINDTLNFNQIESCRFKLHRNVWDPPSLNTFWFELVNGAYGDVYRAKALMNIPDGRSMFFNWIVSQKGSQFLPLNTVSPPSGRPTRISELVVQGKNLDSVQIESTIQLCLLNDSVLELHQAPLRDTQMQPSYST, from the coding sequence ATGGGCAGCAATTCGTGGCTGATTTCAGGACCGCCAGGCTGTGGCAAAACGAATTGGATTCTTAATAATCTCAAGTCACACAAAGGTCGTTGTGGTTTTTTACGTCTATCTGGTTACGGAGATATTGATCTACAGCAAGTAGCTTCTACAGATATTGACTATGCCTTTCTTAAAGATCAAATTCCTCAATTAATAGATTTATCAAGGTCCAGTTCAGACTCTATTTCGCATCAAGATGATTCTTTTATATTTATTGAGCTTCCTCAGTTTCGAATTCCTAAAGAGCTTGGTTTGGCTGGAATTGACCCGCGCGTAATCAAACAACTTGCAACTTTAAATCTCGAACCAGATAAATATCTTCATTTTGGACTTGATAGGGAATTACCCATTAATGACACATTGAATTTTAATCAAATTGAATCATGCAGGTTCAAGCTTCATCGGAATGTTTGGGATCCACCTAGTCTGAATACCTTTTGGTTCGAGCTGGTTAATGGTGCTTATGGAGATGTTTATAGAGCTAAAGCCTTGATGAATATCCCCGATGGTAGATCTATGTTTTTTAACTGGATTGTTAGCCAAAAAGGTTCGCAATTTTTACCTCTTAATACTGTCTCACCTCCTAGTGGTAGACCTACAAGAATATCTGAACTTGTTGTTCAAGGGAAAAATCTTGACTCCGTACAAATTGAATCAACTATTCAGCTTTGTCTCTTGAATGATTCAGTTTTGGAGCTTCATCAAGCCCCTCTTAGAGATACACAAATGCAGCCTAGTTATTCAACTTGA
- a CDS encoding efflux RND transporter periplasmic adaptor subunit — translation MIWKNIKKKKFLGLIALSVLSVGGISFKLSQGNGSNKDITEFTISAKSGSLPGLITASGELKANKSVNVSPKRQGILDEIFVEEGDQVKKGDLIAKMDFGDLEFRIDEIKANYETQKSSYLRRKMLFNEGAISAEEYEEYKNKFLSSEAKFKQIEVEENETNIRAPFRGVITSRYAVPGAFVTPTTSASSSREGGATSSSIVKLSQGLEIVAKVPESDIGRIKTGQEASIRVDAFPDKRFKAVVSKISPSAIKNNNVTSFEVTLLLGNRPKDLRLGMTSDINFQTGATKINTLIPTVAIVTEEGKTGVLIVGKNNQPEFKKVELGISSGSKTAIISGLEPGDKIFIDLPPWAKKRKN, via the coding sequence ATGATCTGGAAAAACATCAAAAAGAAAAAATTTTTAGGCCTCATTGCACTTTCAGTCTTAAGTGTTGGTGGAATTAGTTTTAAACTTTCACAAGGGAATGGATCTAATAAAGACATAACTGAATTTACAATTTCAGCGAAAAGCGGCAGCTTGCCTGGACTGATAACAGCAAGTGGTGAATTAAAAGCAAATAAAAGCGTAAATGTAAGTCCAAAAAGACAAGGAATACTTGATGAGATTTTCGTGGAGGAGGGAGATCAGGTTAAGAAAGGAGATCTAATTGCAAAAATGGATTTTGGAGACTTGGAATTTAGAATTGACGAGATAAAGGCTAATTATGAGACTCAAAAATCGAGTTACCTAAGAAGGAAGATGCTCTTCAATGAAGGGGCTATTAGTGCAGAAGAGTATGAAGAATATAAAAATAAATTTTTAAGCAGCGAAGCTAAATTCAAACAAATAGAAGTCGAAGAGAATGAGACAAACATACGAGCACCATTTAGAGGAGTAATAACTAGCAGATACGCAGTTCCTGGAGCTTTCGTAACTCCTACTACCTCTGCTTCTTCATCAAGAGAGGGTGGGGCTACTAGTTCATCAATAGTCAAACTTTCTCAAGGGCTTGAAATAGTTGCGAAAGTTCCTGAGAGTGATATTGGAAGAATCAAAACAGGTCAAGAAGCAAGTATCAGAGTAGATGCTTTTCCTGATAAGCGCTTTAAAGCCGTTGTTTCCAAAATTTCTCCGAGTGCAATCAAAAACAACAACGTAACTTCATTTGAAGTTACGTTGTTGTTGGGCAATAGGCCTAAAGATTTACGGTTAGGAATGACATCTGATATCAACTTTCAAACAGGAGCGACCAAAATCAACACTCTTATCCCAACTGTTGCAATTGTCACGGAAGAGGGGAAAACTGGAGTTCTTATAGTTGGCAAAAACAATCAACCAGAATTTAAAAAAGTTGAATTAGGAATAAGCAGCGGTAGCAAGACTGCAATAATATCTGGATTAGAACCAGGAGACAAAATTTTCATTGATCTTCCTCCTTGGGCTAAAAAAAGGAAAAATTAA
- a CDS encoding 1-deoxy-D-xylulose-5-phosphate reductoisomerase, whose amino-acid sequence MKAISVLGSTGSIGTQTLQIAEEFPDQFKIVALTAGKNLDLIIKQIETHQPEVVSLADESLLPELTRRINSLNKNSKIFKKPLLMAGAEGLNTAAAWKSADLVVTGIVGCAGLLPTLAAIEAGKDLALANKETLIAAGPVVIPALKKSGSRLLPADSEHSAIFQCLQGTPWADNARLSTGIPTPGFKSIQLTASGGAFRDWKAEDLAKATVEDATSHPNWSMGKKITVDSATLMNKGLEVIEAHYLFGLSYDQIEIIIHPQSIIHSMVELDDSSVLAQLGWPDMKLPILYCLSWPNRLKTPWPRLKLTEVGNLTFKEPDTKKYPCMELAYCAGRSGGTMPAVLNAANEKAVELFLEERFKFIDIPKVIEAICEKHKCDLNLNPSLREILEIDSWARKEVLDYSEKNITKIAFSD is encoded by the coding sequence GTGAAAGCCATAAGCGTTTTAGGCTCAACAGGATCTATTGGAACTCAAACCCTTCAAATTGCAGAAGAGTTTCCTGATCAATTCAAAATTGTTGCACTAACAGCAGGAAAGAACCTTGATTTAATAATCAAACAAATTGAAACTCATCAACCTGAAGTTGTTTCACTAGCCGATGAATCGCTTTTGCCAGAACTCACTAGGCGAATAAATAGTCTCAATAAAAATTCAAAAATATTCAAGAAGCCCTTATTGATGGCGGGAGCTGAAGGACTTAATACTGCAGCAGCCTGGAAAAGTGCAGATCTTGTTGTAACTGGAATAGTTGGCTGTGCTGGCCTCTTACCAACACTTGCCGCTATTGAAGCAGGGAAGGACCTGGCTTTAGCAAATAAAGAAACTCTTATTGCAGCAGGACCAGTTGTCATTCCTGCTTTAAAAAAAAGTGGAAGTCGGCTCTTACCAGCTGATTCTGAACACTCAGCGATATTTCAATGTCTACAAGGAACGCCATGGGCTGACAATGCAAGGCTCTCAACAGGAATACCAACTCCTGGATTTAAATCCATACAATTAACTGCATCAGGTGGAGCTTTTCGAGATTGGAAAGCAGAAGATTTAGCAAAAGCAACTGTCGAGGATGCGACTAGCCATCCTAATTGGAGCATGGGAAAGAAAATAACTGTAGATTCTGCAACCCTTATGAATAAGGGACTAGAAGTTATTGAAGCGCATTATCTTTTTGGTCTTTCATATGATCAAATCGAAATCATTATTCATCCACAAAGCATCATTCATTCGATGGTTGAATTGGATGATTCATCAGTTTTAGCTCAATTGGGATGGCCAGATATGAAGCTCCCTATTTTGTATTGTTTAAGTTGGCCTAATCGGCTTAAAACGCCATGGCCAAGATTAAAGCTTACTGAGGTAGGTAATTTAACTTTCAAGGAACCTGATACTAAGAAATATCCATGCATGGAACTTGCATACTGCGCAGGTAGATCAGGAGGAACCATGCCAGCAGTGCTTAATGCCGCTAATGAAAAAGCAGTAGAACTTTTCCTAGAAGAAAGATTTAAATTTATCGATATTCCAAAAGTAATTGAAGCGATTTGCGAGAAACATAAATGCGACCTTAATCTAAATCCAAGCCTTCGAGAAATTCTTGAAATTGACAGCTGGGCAAGAAAAGAAGTCTTAGATTATTCAGAAAAAAATATTACAAAAATTGCATTTTCAGATTAA
- the polA gene encoding DNA polymerase I: protein MKEIKKPTLLLVDGHSLAFRSFYAFSKGGEGGLTTKEGLPTSVTYGFLKSLLDNCKSIEPKGITIAFDTAEPTFRHKEDPNYKANRDVAPDVFFQDLDQLEEILKESLNLSICKAPGYEADDVLGTLANDAADKGWSVRILSGDRDLFQLVDDKRDIAVLYMGGGPYAKSGNPRLINEEGVKEKLGVNPNKVIDLKALTGDSSDNIPGVKGVGPKTAINLLNENNDLDGVYKSLQELEKEGEKAKRGAIKGAVRLKLKADKDNAYLSRKLAEILIKIPISPKIEHNLKGINESKLNESLEKLELHSLLKQVSTFKALFSKEGLSEKDNINLPKESKIANSKSDNIQLTRLNKITEIPQIEPKIINNLAELNNFVEKIMKHKDEMKPIAIDTETTNLNPFKAELVGLGFCFGESLKDIVYIPIGHQNKEDLIEINHRNQLKIEEVIYALQDWFSSNENPKTLQNAKYDRLILLRHGIILNGVVIDTLLADYIFDATLKHSLDEIAYREFGFKPKSFSDVVKKGEDFSYVDIKSASMYCGMDVYLTRKLAIIYINRLKGTSTKLIKLLKEVEQPLEQILAEIESTGIIIDIPYLKDLSLELTKTLDTIEEEVYKIAGSEFNLSSPKQLGELLFEKLDLNRKKSRKTKTGWSTDAGVLEKLESDHPIVKMIIEHRTISKLLNTYVDALPQLIEKETGRVHTDFNQAVTATGRLSSSNPNLQNIPIRTEFSRRIRKAFLPQKDWKLLSADYSQIELRILTHLSGEEVLKNAYLKNEDVHSLTAKILFEKDAIDADERRIGKTINFGVIYGMGAQRFARSTGVSLIEAKYFLSKFKERYPAVFKFLEYQERLALSQGFVETLLGRRRYFHFNKNGLGRLLGTPPNEIDLTTARRAGMEAQQLRAAANAPIQGSSADIIKLAMIQLHTALRKTGLAAKILLQVHDELVLEVDPKDLKETKLLVQNTMENAVKLSVPLIVETGVGVNWMEAK, encoded by the coding sequence ATGAAAGAAATAAAAAAGCCAACTTTATTATTGGTTGATGGCCATTCTTTAGCTTTTAGAAGTTTTTATGCTTTTAGCAAAGGAGGTGAAGGAGGTCTTACCACAAAGGAAGGATTGCCTACAAGTGTGACCTATGGTTTTCTAAAAAGCCTTTTAGATAATTGCAAATCTATCGAGCCTAAAGGAATCACAATTGCTTTTGATACTGCTGAGCCAACATTTCGCCACAAGGAAGATCCAAACTACAAAGCCAATCGAGATGTAGCACCAGATGTATTTTTTCAAGATTTAGATCAACTAGAGGAGATTCTCAAAGAAAGTCTGAATCTATCTATATGCAAAGCCCCAGGATATGAGGCTGATGATGTCTTAGGAACACTCGCCAATGATGCCGCTGATAAAGGATGGAGTGTCAGAATCCTTTCTGGAGATAGAGACCTATTTCAATTAGTGGATGACAAAAGAGATATCGCAGTCTTGTACATGGGTGGTGGTCCTTATGCAAAAAGCGGAAATCCTAGACTGATTAATGAAGAGGGTGTGAAGGAGAAACTTGGCGTCAATCCAAACAAAGTAATAGATCTGAAAGCCTTAACTGGGGATAGCTCAGATAATATTCCTGGCGTCAAAGGAGTAGGTCCAAAAACAGCAATAAATCTTTTAAACGAAAACAATGATCTTGATGGAGTCTATAAATCACTCCAGGAGCTAGAGAAAGAAGGGGAAAAAGCTAAAAGAGGCGCCATAAAAGGAGCAGTAAGATTAAAGCTAAAAGCAGACAAAGATAATGCATATCTCTCAAGAAAACTTGCAGAAATATTAATTAAAATTCCTATAAGTCCAAAAATAGAACATAACTTAAAAGGTATTAATGAATCAAAACTAAATGAAAGCCTTGAAAAACTTGAGTTACATAGTTTATTAAAACAAGTTTCAACTTTTAAAGCTCTATTTTCTAAAGAAGGTTTATCAGAAAAAGACAACATAAACTTACCAAAAGAAAGTAAGATTGCTAATAGTAAGAGCGATAATATTCAACTAACTAGGCTTAATAAAATAACAGAGATTCCTCAGATAGAGCCTAAGATTATAAATAATCTGGCAGAACTTAATAATTTTGTTGAGAAAATAATGAAACATAAAGATGAGATGAAACCAATAGCAATCGATACCGAAACAACCAATTTGAATCCTTTTAAAGCTGAACTTGTAGGCTTAGGGTTTTGTTTTGGTGAATCATTAAAAGATATAGTTTATATACCAATAGGACATCAAAATAAAGAAGATTTAATAGAAATTAATCATAGAAATCAATTAAAGATTGAAGAAGTTATATATGCACTTCAGGATTGGTTCTCTAGCAATGAAAATCCTAAAACACTACAGAATGCAAAATACGACAGACTGATTTTACTGAGACATGGAATCATATTAAATGGCGTAGTAATTGATACTTTACTTGCAGATTACATATTTGATGCGACTCTTAAACATAGTTTAGACGAAATTGCTTATAGAGAATTTGGATTTAAGCCCAAAAGTTTTTCTGATGTTGTCAAAAAAGGAGAAGACTTCTCTTATGTGGACATTAAGTCTGCGAGTATGTACTGCGGGATGGACGTTTATTTAACAAGAAAATTAGCAATTATTTATATTAATAGATTAAAAGGAACAAGTACAAAATTAATAAAATTACTCAAAGAAGTTGAACAACCTCTTGAGCAGATCCTAGCAGAAATAGAATCCACAGGCATCATTATTGATATACCTTATCTAAAAGATTTATCTTTAGAGTTAACAAAAACATTAGATACCATCGAGGAAGAAGTTTATAAGATTGCAGGAAGTGAGTTTAACCTTTCATCACCTAAACAATTAGGTGAATTACTTTTTGAGAAACTTGATTTAAATAGGAAAAAATCAAGAAAAACAAAAACTGGATGGAGCACAGATGCAGGTGTATTGGAAAAACTGGAATCAGACCATCCAATAGTAAAAATGATCATTGAACATCGCACTATAAGTAAGTTGCTTAATACTTATGTAGATGCTTTACCTCAGCTTATTGAAAAAGAAACGGGAAGAGTACATACAGACTTCAATCAAGCCGTAACCGCTACTGGAAGATTAAGTAGTAGCAATCCAAATCTCCAAAACATCCCTATTAGAACTGAATTTAGTAGACGAATAAGAAAAGCTTTTCTTCCGCAAAAAGATTGGAAACTTCTAAGCGCAGACTATTCACAAATTGAACTTCGTATACTCACACACCTTTCAGGTGAAGAAGTACTAAAAAATGCTTATTTAAAAAACGAAGATGTTCACTCTTTAACAGCAAAAATTTTATTTGAAAAAGATGCTATTGACGCCGATGAAAGAAGAATAGGAAAAACAATTAATTTTGGTGTTATTTATGGTATGGGGGCTCAAAGGTTCGCAAGATCAACAGGTGTTTCATTAATAGAAGCAAAATATTTTTTAAGCAAATTCAAAGAACGTTATCCAGCCGTTTTTAAATTTTTAGAATATCAAGAAAGACTTGCTCTAAGCCAAGGGTTTGTTGAAACATTGCTTGGAAGAAGACGGTATTTTCATTTCAATAAAAATGGGCTTGGAAGACTTCTTGGAACCCCACCAAATGAAATTGATTTAACTACTGCTAGAAGAGCAGGTATGGAAGCCCAACAATTAAGAGCCGCGGCAAACGCACCTATTCAAGGATCTAGTGCAGACATAATTAAGCTTGCAATGATTCAATTGCATACCGCTTTGAGAAAAACTGGATTAGCAGCGAAAATTCTACTTCAAGTACATGATGAACTCGTGCTAGAAGTTGATCCCAAAGATTTAAAAGAAACAAAACTACTTGTCCAAAACACTATGGAGAATGCTGTAAAACTTAGCGTCCCTCTTATCGTTGAAACAGGCGTTGGAGTAAATTGGATGGAGGCAAAATAG
- a CDS encoding sodium-dependent transporter, which translates to MQEREQWRSGLGFALAAAGSAVGLGNLWGFAYRSSQGGGLAFLILYVLVVLVVCLPVLVAEMVLGRSTASSPFLAPIKAAGENWKPLGWLFAIASCGILSYYAVIMGWTIDTFFHSLFIGLPSDMTEAGEFFGKISSGNSVFVGQIISLLLTAFVVVAGVRGGIEKLTKWAMPFLFGLLLLLAIWAATLSGSWEGYTSFLLKWDSSQLFDKNTISNAFKQAFFSLSLGIGIMVAYSSYLNRKNHLPKEALRVATLDTAVGLLAGLITFPVVMSFGLKDVISESTVGTLFIALPTGFANLGLFGRLIAAVFFGLAFIAAITSSISLMEVPVSSLMDRLNWSRKKAVWTSTLLIFLIGIPSAISTDFLGKSDAICNTLLILGGLLISILLGWIVPNRYDEDLANSNSNLRVRRYLKFMLRWVSPPVIAIGLYLTVLSTIDTFA; encoded by the coding sequence ATGCAAGAAAGGGAACAATGGAGATCAGGACTGGGATTCGCACTCGCCGCGGCCGGTAGTGCTGTAGGCCTTGGAAATCTTTGGGGCTTTGCTTATAGGTCATCTCAAGGCGGTGGACTTGCTTTTCTTATTCTTTATGTATTGGTTGTTTTAGTTGTTTGCCTACCTGTCTTAGTTGCAGAGATGGTCTTGGGGAGAAGCACTGCAAGTAGTCCTTTCCTTGCTCCAATCAAAGCTGCTGGAGAGAATTGGAAGCCTCTAGGCTGGTTATTTGCAATAGCTTCTTGTGGAATTCTTTCTTATTACGCAGTGATAATGGGATGGACAATTGATACTTTCTTCCATTCCTTATTTATCGGCCTACCCTCAGATATGACTGAGGCGGGAGAATTTTTTGGTAAAATTAGCAGTGGTAATAGTGTATTTGTAGGTCAAATAATCAGCTTATTGTTAACTGCTTTTGTTGTTGTTGCAGGCGTTCGTGGAGGTATAGAAAAACTAACAAAATGGGCAATGCCATTTTTATTTGGACTCCTTTTGTTGTTAGCTATATGGGCTGCAACTTTATCTGGGTCATGGGAAGGATATACATCATTTTTACTTAAATGGGATTCATCTCAACTTTTTGATAAAAACACAATAAGTAATGCATTTAAACAAGCTTTCTTTTCTTTAAGTTTGGGTATTGGAATTATGGTTGCCTATTCTTCATATCTAAACCGTAAAAATCATCTTCCTAAAGAAGCTTTGAGAGTTGCAACTTTGGATACTGCTGTGGGCTTACTTGCCGGGCTTATTACATTCCCTGTCGTTATGAGTTTTGGTTTGAAAGATGTTATCAGTGAATCAACTGTTGGGACTTTATTTATTGCTCTTCCAACTGGATTTGCAAATCTTGGATTGTTTGGGAGATTGATTGCTGCCGTTTTCTTCGGATTGGCCTTTATAGCTGCTATTACTTCTTCTATTTCATTAATGGAAGTACCAGTATCTTCTTTAATGGACAGGCTGAATTGGAGTAGGAAAAAGGCCGTTTGGACTTCAACATTATTGATCTTTTTGATTGGAATACCATCTGCTATTTCTACAGACTTTTTAGGCAAGTCCGATGCTATCTGTAATACACTCTTGATATTAGGTGGTCTTCTGATTTCAATTCTTTTGGGTTGGATTGTTCCAAATCGTTATGATGAGGATCTTGCAAATTCTAATTCTAATTTAAGAGTTAGAAGGTATCTAAAGTTTATGCTGCGCTGGGTGTCTCCACCAGTTATTGCTATAGGACTTTATTTAACAGTCTTATCTACAATAGATACATTTGCTTAA